One segment of Aquimarina sp. BL5 DNA contains the following:
- a CDS encoding S41 family peptidase: MENKKLIILILLNVFIIVNSNAQEETFFDPLEKFSADSLKVWTKELMTGVEKGHPGFYRYTTKESFDSIIDATVSTITDSLTSIAYYRKLKPLFAQIGCLHTSVNLSENYHTYLDETYKLLPINIFITKNKRIFITENLSNNKELPIKSELITINGKSSYEILETLLNAIPSDGNNETLKILLLNHRFSYWYQSMIECETSFNIQVKINDKIKTFQLDGVDKETFPSFLSQEGSDEEQLHLEIKNDVAFLKIGSFAKTTIKKNGQNFRKFIKKSFKNLKDQEINKLVIDLRYNAGGTDGNAVFLASHFFNKPFRYWEKIEVTEHTAEQITGVNRLFYKKPIKVGDTYHWQKAKQTNEFDYYETQNPAKNNYEGDVYIITNGLCMSSCSDFVAILAENNIAKIVGQETGGGFQGNTSGMMPEIPIHGNMSITIPLQKYTTAVDSKKNFGRGAIPDFALYPTLDEWIAKKDIDMAFILKHLKKKS, from the coding sequence ATGGAAAACAAAAAACTTATAATCCTAATCTTACTTAATGTATTCATTATAGTAAATAGCAATGCGCAAGAAGAAACATTCTTTGACCCTCTAGAAAAGTTTTCTGCTGATAGCCTAAAAGTTTGGACAAAAGAACTTATGACAGGTGTAGAAAAAGGTCATCCTGGATTCTATAGATATACAACTAAAGAATCTTTTGATAGTATTATTGACGCTACTGTAAGCACAATAACAGATTCCTTAACATCTATCGCATATTATAGAAAACTCAAGCCTTTATTCGCTCAGATTGGTTGTCTTCACACTTCGGTAAATTTATCAGAAAACTACCATACGTATTTAGATGAAACTTACAAACTACTTCCTATAAACATATTCATAACTAAGAATAAAAGGATTTTCATTACTGAAAACCTTTCGAACAATAAAGAATTGCCCATAAAAAGTGAACTCATTACTATTAATGGTAAATCAAGCTATGAAATATTAGAAACATTATTAAACGCAATCCCCTCTGATGGTAACAATGAAACATTAAAAATACTTTTATTAAATCATCGTTTCTCATATTGGTATCAAAGTATGATTGAATGTGAGACTTCTTTTAACATTCAGGTGAAAATTAATGATAAAATTAAAACGTTTCAACTGGATGGTGTTGATAAGGAAACTTTTCCTTCATTTCTATCGCAAGAAGGTTCGGATGAAGAACAATTACATTTAGAAATTAAAAATGATGTTGCATTTTTAAAAATAGGATCTTTTGCCAAAACTACGATAAAGAAAAATGGTCAGAACTTCAGGAAATTTATAAAAAAATCTTTTAAAAACTTAAAAGATCAGGAAATCAACAAATTGGTTATTGATCTAAGATATAATGCTGGTGGAACAGATGGTAACGCTGTTTTTTTAGCAAGTCATTTTTTTAATAAACCTTTTAGATATTGGGAAAAGATAGAAGTAACAGAACATACAGCTGAGCAAATAACAGGAGTCAACCGGCTTTTTTATAAGAAACCTATAAAAGTTGGTGACACATACCATTGGCAAAAAGCCAAGCAAACCAATGAATTTGATTACTATGAGACTCAAAATCCCGCTAAGAACAACTATGAAGGAGATGTCTATATCATAACCAACGGTTTATGTATGTCCTCCTGTAGTGACTTTGTAGCAATTCTTGCAGAAAATAATATTGCTAAAATAGTGGGACAAGAAACAGGGGGTGGATTTCAGGGAAACACCAGCGGAATGATGCCTGAAATTCCAATACACGGTAATATGTCGATCACCATACCTTTACAAAAATATACTACTGCAGTAGACTCAAAAAAGAATTTTGGAAGAGGCGCAATTCCAGATTTCGCATTGTATCCCACTTTAGACGAATGGATCGCAAAAAAGGATATTGACATGGCATTTATTCTGAAGCATTTAAAAAAAAAAAGTTAA
- a CDS encoding isocitrate lyase, giving the protein MTTYNSALDTVRTLKTKYGNTWATISPENAARIAVQNRFKTGLDIAKYTAAIMRKDMAAYDVNSVNYTQSLGCWHGFVAQQKMIAVKKHKGTTDKTYLYLSGWMVAALRSELGPLPDQSMHEKTSVPKLIEEIYTFLRQADAVELNDLFRRLDAGEDVQAEIDNFETHVVPIIADIDAGFGNEEATYLLAKKMIEAGACALQIENQVSDAKQCGHQDGKVTVPHEDFIAKLNALRYAFLELGVEEGVIVARTDSEGAGLTQKLPVSQEEGDLASQYMDFVEAEEVLIDGVNENDVLFKRDGKLVRPSRMPNGLYKFKEGSNIDRVVLDCITSLENGADLLWIETPTPNVKQIAHMVNRVKEKVPNAKLVYNNSPSFNWTINFRQQAFDLMVEQGEDTSAYNRSKLMDAKYDGTELSNRADEMIRMFQAEASRDAGVFHHLITLPTYHTTALHMNDLVEGYFGDEGMLAYVDSVQRQEIRKGVSCVKHQRMAGSDLGDDHKTFFAGEKALKAGGEKNTSNQFEIKTSTKEPELVLDK; this is encoded by the coding sequence ATGACTACTTATAATTCGGCACTTGATACAGTACGTACATTAAAAACGAAATACGGAAATACCTGGGCAACCATAAGCCCAGAAAATGCTGCACGTATTGCTGTACAAAATAGATTTAAAACCGGACTAGATATCGCTAAATATACTGCGGCTATCATGCGAAAAGATATGGCCGCATATGATGTCAATAGCGTAAATTACACACAATCATTAGGTTGCTGGCACGGTTTTGTTGCCCAACAAAAAATGATCGCGGTAAAAAAGCATAAAGGCACAACCGATAAAACATACTTATACCTTTCCGGTTGGATGGTAGCTGCTTTACGCTCTGAGTTAGGGCCTTTACCAGATCAATCCATGCACGAAAAAACTTCAGTTCCTAAGTTAATTGAAGAAATATATACCTTTTTACGTCAGGCTGATGCCGTAGAACTGAATGACCTATTTCGTCGTCTGGATGCTGGAGAAGATGTTCAGGCAGAGATCGATAATTTTGAAACCCACGTTGTACCTATCATTGCTGATATTGACGCAGGTTTTGGTAACGAAGAAGCTACATATCTTTTAGCTAAAAAAATGATTGAAGCTGGTGCTTGTGCTCTTCAGATCGAAAATCAAGTATCCGATGCTAAGCAATGTGGTCATCAGGATGGTAAAGTAACCGTGCCACATGAAGATTTTATCGCGAAGCTAAATGCGCTTCGATATGCTTTCTTAGAGCTAGGCGTAGAAGAAGGTGTAATTGTTGCCAGAACAGATTCTGAAGGTGCTGGTTTAACACAAAAACTACCAGTATCTCAAGAGGAAGGCGACTTAGCATCGCAGTATATGGATTTTGTGGAAGCAGAAGAAGTTCTTATAGATGGGGTGAATGAAAATGATGTATTATTTAAGCGCGATGGTAAATTAGTTCGCCCTTCTAGAATGCCAAACGGTTTGTATAAATTTAAAGAAGGCTCTAATATTGATCGTGTAGTATTAGACTGTATTACAAGTTTAGAGAATGGTGCAGATTTATTATGGATAGAAACTCCAACCCCAAATGTGAAGCAAATTGCACATATGGTAAATCGCGTAAAAGAAAAGGTGCCTAATGCAAAATTGGTATATAACAATTCTCCATCTTTCAATTGGACAATTAACTTCCGCCAACAAGCATTCGATCTTATGGTAGAACAAGGTGAAGATACATCTGCCTATAACCGTTCTAAACTTATGGATGCTAAATATGATGGTACCGAATTATCAAACCGAGCTGATGAAATGATTAGAATGTTCCAAGCAGAGGCATCTCGTGATGCTGGCGTGTTTCATCACCTGATTACATTACCAACATATCACACTACCGCATTACATATGAATGATCTTGTAGAAGGTTATTTTGGTGACGAGGGAATGTTAGCGTATGTAGATTCTGTTCAACGTCAAGAAATACGAAAAGGTGTATCTTGTGTAAAACACCAACGTATGGCAGGTTCTGACCTGGGAGATGATCATAAAACCTTCTTTGCAGGGGAAAAAGCTTTAAAAGCTGGTGGTGAGAAAAACACCAGTAATCAATTCGAAATTAAAACAAGTACCAAAGAACCAGAACTGGTTTTAGATAAATAA
- a CDS encoding LytTR family DNA-binding domain-containing protein, protein MLTAIIVEDMPDALQLLKSDLETNHPEIKIIDTARSVVEAAKALRTNEPDILFLDIMLGDGTGFDVLEIFPELKSKIIFVTASDEYAIRAFKFAAIDYVLKPYSNEELAQAVDKAKQQIQPNKERLDILKDTLSAPEQKPDKISLHTLDKIIIVSLDDIVRCESDSNNTIFYLQDGQKVFVTKTLKYFADMLKNYQFLRVHQSHLINLQCISAFIKADGGYLMLKNGENVPVSVRKKVEVMEILDSMHR, encoded by the coding sequence ATGCTAACAGCTATTATTGTAGAAGATATGCCAGATGCTCTTCAACTTTTAAAAAGTGATCTGGAAACCAATCATCCCGAAATAAAGATTATTGATACTGCTCGAAGTGTAGTAGAAGCAGCGAAGGCTTTACGAACTAATGAACCGGATATATTATTTCTGGACATTATGCTTGGTGATGGAACTGGATTTGATGTATTAGAAATATTTCCTGAATTAAAATCCAAAATCATTTTTGTTACTGCCAGTGATGAATATGCAATCAGAGCTTTTAAGTTTGCTGCCATAGATTATGTCTTGAAACCATATTCTAACGAAGAATTGGCACAAGCCGTTGATAAAGCGAAACAACAAATCCAACCCAATAAGGAACGTCTGGATATACTTAAAGACACTTTATCTGCTCCAGAACAAAAGCCTGACAAAATATCCTTACACACTTTGGATAAAATCATTATAGTAAGCCTTGATGATATTGTTCGTTGTGAGTCTGATAGCAACAACACCATCTTTTATCTACAAGATGGACAAAAAGTTTTTGTAACTAAGACATTGAAATATTTTGCAGACATGCTTAAAAATTATCAGTTCTTGCGAGTTCACCAAAGCCATTTGATCAACTTACAATGCATCAGCGCTTTTATAAAAGCCGATGGTGGTTATCTTATGCTTAAAAATGGTGAAAACGTACCTGTTTCTGTTCGTAAAAAAGTAGAAGTCATGGAAATTTTGGATAGTATGCACCGATAA
- a CDS encoding response regulator yields MNDIVTCSLLIDDDIATNFYNKHMLLKHKAFKNVKVVREAKNALEYLKNLNNKLHVKPELIFLDINMPFMNGWDFLDEFANLEKDVIQDIKIIMLSTSNDPNDIEKALKNELIYDFINKPLSNDVIDQIIEKHFSYKIAR; encoded by the coding sequence ATGAACGATATTGTTACCTGCTCATTATTAATTGATGATGATATAGCAACGAATTTCTATAACAAACATATGCTATTGAAGCACAAAGCTTTTAAAAATGTAAAAGTAGTTCGAGAAGCAAAAAATGCCCTAGAGTATCTAAAGAATTTGAATAATAAACTACATGTAAAACCAGAATTAATTTTTTTAGATATCAATATGCCTTTTATGAATGGTTGGGATTTTTTGGATGAATTTGCAAATTTAGAAAAAGATGTAATCCAGGATATAAAAATAATAATGCTTTCTACTTCTAATGATCCTAACGATATAGAAAAAGCCCTAAAAAATGAATTGATCTATGACTTTATTAATAAACCGTTATCAAATGATGTTATTGATCAAATCATAGAAAAACACTTTTCATACAAAATTGCGAGGTAA
- a CDS encoding response regulator, which translates to MKKLKFLLVDDSPSTNFFNKVIIEKNSISEEIQIAKNGEEALQILNSFYIPDLILLDINMPIMDGWEFLEGFSKLQKQYKDVMIILMIGAELSEEKKDLISTIPNIKGSIGKMLTNNIVMDLAAKYQENSIVNKCEVC; encoded by the coding sequence ATGAAAAAACTAAAATTTTTACTTGTTGATGATAGCCCATCTACCAACTTTTTTAATAAAGTAATCATAGAAAAAAATTCTATATCAGAAGAAATACAAATTGCTAAGAATGGAGAAGAGGCTTTGCAAATTTTGAATTCTTTTTATATTCCTGATCTAATCCTATTGGATATTAATATGCCTATAATGGATGGATGGGAGTTTTTAGAGGGATTTAGTAAGCTACAAAAGCAATATAAGGATGTTATGATCATTTTAATGATTGGAGCGGAATTATCCGAAGAAAAGAAAGATCTAATTAGTACTATTCCTAATATAAAAGGAAGTATTGGGAAAATGCTTACTAACAATATTGTAATGGATTTAGCTGCTAAGTATCAAGAAAACTCTATAGTTAACAAATGTGAAGTATGTTGA
- a CDS encoding CHAT domain-containing protein: protein MTKTAKLFGKKIDTNKMSHLLPEHLKGTYELGNCIEVSATRSSNEAIKIDVDDTDVLAIQFTDKTEWIGHLEDIQEIYDTKTQSSRSAGKEDYVFEPFILSKETSRGSIKQAAIKLFSVFKPKNTAATAIKVLGAQYDKKVQPEPGLYYLDANMERRPYDIEDHKNGKYLLLLHGTLSTSQQAFGELIGNGVWQELVGIYKDRIIALEHETLSKSPLDNALTFLNNTPKNCEIDILSHSRGGLVADILAKCDYRNRSNGTIGFNEEELNIVRKNNKSLTKTIAEINKKAEAHRLYVNKVVRVASPSSGTTILSRRVDHFFNLLLNAISLGLGINNPLYGIVKSFLLELLAQKEDPDVLPGLNSMMPESAFQQMMNSGITKVQSELYCIAGDAEVGGFNFESLKVILANLFYFSPNDLVVDTQRMYHGIQRNQGMFIYESQNSDTNHFKYFSNPDTSQAIVEALSVSEKTYTSLFKKKIHVEGDRGVLLKWFSMKSVSYKPTTYERDVVIIIPGIMGSALAEGEEELWIQFKKIKNGAIATQLNISNDDIRPSGVIEKYYDDFAQYLNTKYDVVTLEFDWRLSISKAADELKKIIDEVSNASKELNVHIVAHSMGGLVVRQCMMQHLEFWKDYQKNNQNKFIMLGTPWLGSYLIMEVLTGHSGRVKQLAMLDFKHNRKELLRIFWKYKGVFELLPIESTENRPFWQSKFWEELKEDAKIDTMPNPKNNQPSLHHFEKYRDEVLSFLQEIYSKDDFFKNIYYICGKDDRTVFDYRLGNRTFSSKKKLIYKSTSRGDGSVTWDTGIPKPLIGSKNLYYANATHGSLADEEEVFKGVGDILETGSTTALMTTESSLRSEEIITEGEEYPVPLFDSDEVFNTIFGGRKVTRKIEPSELRVDVIHGDLKASSFPVMVGHFFMDLILSAEKALDSYLGGRLSQRMGIGYYPGKIGESEVFFNLLTKPKGAVICGLGVPDELTSFLLAKTVNLAVRKYAMFMRDNYTLPRAKQYSKGLSFVMIGIGYGKLSIEQSIKGILLGVTQANNYIKKTNHGLRPIENVEIVNYYQSLSSQAYFCLNRIQKQDERIKFKLNPKIIRVPGAKRRHLIEEDQYTRWSNLHIACVGGNRLEVSTSNNQARVEKKTTGIGIRLVKHLLDKDILESSWNKKLSKTLFEMLIPNDFKNIFRDQNSMVVKLDKCAAQIPWELLHDSYIDKMPASVMAGFIRQLITKDSYQVENAKLNNNNVLVVGDPLYNRDDLKPLMAAKIEAEWVVDRMRFNSYKPNPVIRMEASDILKELFNHEYKMLHFAGHGVYHPEKGEVGIAIGGNLFIDPGMIKQLSTVPEFVFINCCYSGALNAEDDKYYKSRYSLAADVGTQLIEMGVKAIVISGWAVNDAAAKTFAETFYNNMFMGYNFGQSVQKARMSCYQNHSTTNTWGAYQCYGNPFYKFNNNQGSQHEGLEYVISDQIHTDMDNLLVAIRDQEHHTSVTLEKLDNYLHKARKADLLDAVVIEKEALIYDELGMENIALSKFKELFLIPNGNFSIRALQHYCTIKSYHLTSESVEGDLNEIKKLCLLGRNPKRLNIVANSFKMASLLFKDTPKKQIESLEKAFSLYTEAFEMASGDIDDGDYLDAITNLIFLGYILELRKNKTLIDRLSNIKTLQQVSNVKDYLLQLQDKLRNMNTVNFDVSIQIGITETQYSLMLLNNDFKVDPKIDIIKTYQNVFQLLYSPRYINIEIRQIDFLLHYMENETLLKQLKSIQTEIRKMLHRDR, encoded by the coding sequence ATGACAAAAACGGCAAAACTCTTCGGAAAAAAAATAGATACAAATAAGATGTCTCATTTATTACCTGAGCATCTAAAAGGAACATACGAATTAGGAAATTGTATAGAAGTATCAGCTACTCGTTCAAGTAATGAAGCTATCAAGATTGATGTTGACGATACAGATGTATTAGCAATTCAGTTTACGGATAAAACAGAGTGGATCGGTCATCTAGAAGATATTCAGGAAATCTATGATACAAAAACACAGTCAAGTCGTTCTGCGGGAAAAGAAGATTATGTATTCGAACCTTTTATACTATCCAAAGAAACTTCAAGAGGAAGCATAAAACAAGCCGCTATTAAGCTATTCAGTGTTTTCAAACCAAAAAACACAGCTGCAACAGCAATAAAAGTACTAGGAGCGCAATATGACAAAAAAGTGCAGCCCGAACCTGGTCTTTATTATCTGGATGCCAATATGGAGCGTAGACCTTATGATATAGAAGATCATAAAAACGGCAAATATCTATTGTTACTACATGGAACACTGTCCACGTCTCAACAAGCGTTTGGAGAACTTATAGGAAATGGAGTTTGGCAAGAATTGGTAGGAATATACAAAGATAGAATTATAGCCTTAGAACATGAGACGCTTTCTAAAAGCCCGTTAGATAACGCTTTGACTTTTCTTAATAACACTCCTAAAAACTGCGAAATAGACATACTAAGTCATTCTAGAGGAGGTCTGGTTGCTGATATTTTGGCAAAATGTGATTATCGCAATCGATCTAATGGTACTATTGGATTTAATGAGGAAGAACTTAACATTGTTAGAAAAAACAATAAATCCCTAACCAAAACCATAGCAGAAATTAATAAAAAAGCTGAGGCGCATCGCCTCTATGTAAACAAAGTGGTGAGAGTAGCTTCGCCATCTAGCGGTACCACAATCTTATCTCGCAGGGTAGATCATTTTTTTAATTTATTACTGAATGCTATATCCTTAGGTTTAGGAATTAATAACCCTCTATATGGAATTGTTAAATCCTTTCTTTTAGAATTACTCGCCCAAAAAGAAGATCCCGATGTATTGCCAGGACTTAATAGTATGATGCCAGAATCGGCTTTTCAGCAAATGATGAACAGCGGAATCACTAAGGTTCAGAGTGAATTGTATTGTATAGCAGGAGACGCTGAGGTTGGTGGATTCAATTTTGAGTCTTTGAAAGTCATTTTAGCCAATTTATTTTATTTTTCGCCTAATGATTTGGTAGTAGACACACAACGCATGTATCATGGTATTCAGCGTAATCAAGGAATGTTTATTTATGAATCTCAAAATAGTGATACCAATCATTTTAAATATTTTTCGAATCCTGACACTTCTCAGGCAATAGTAGAAGCTTTGTCTGTTTCTGAAAAAACATATACTTCATTATTTAAGAAAAAGATACATGTAGAAGGAGATCGAGGCGTTTTACTGAAGTGGTTCTCCATGAAAAGTGTTAGCTATAAACCTACCACTTATGAAAGAGATGTCGTTATCATTATTCCTGGTATTATGGGATCTGCACTTGCTGAAGGTGAGGAAGAACTATGGATACAGTTTAAAAAAATAAAAAATGGAGCAATAGCAACTCAATTAAACATTAGTAATGACGACATAAGACCTTCTGGAGTTATTGAGAAATATTATGACGATTTTGCACAATACTTAAATACCAAATATGATGTTGTTACGCTAGAGTTCGATTGGCGTCTTTCGATATCTAAAGCAGCCGATGAACTAAAAAAAATTATAGATGAGGTTTCTAACGCTTCAAAAGAGTTAAATGTTCATATCGTGGCGCATTCTATGGGCGGTCTTGTTGTGAGACAATGCATGATGCAACACCTAGAATTCTGGAAAGATTATCAAAAAAATAATCAAAACAAATTTATTATGCTCGGAACGCCCTGGTTAGGTTCTTATTTAATCATGGAAGTTCTTACTGGACATAGTGGTAGAGTTAAGCAACTTGCCATGTTAGATTTTAAACATAATAGAAAAGAATTACTACGTATATTTTGGAAATACAAAGGAGTATTTGAGTTACTACCTATTGAATCCACAGAAAATCGCCCTTTTTGGCAGTCAAAGTTTTGGGAAGAACTAAAAGAAGATGCCAAAATAGATACTATGCCTAACCCCAAAAACAATCAACCATCACTCCATCACTTCGAAAAATACAGAGACGAAGTATTATCTTTTTTACAAGAGATTTATAGTAAAGATGACTTCTTTAAAAACATTTATTATATCTGTGGTAAGGATGATCGCACTGTATTTGATTATAGATTAGGAAACAGAACTTTTTCGAGTAAAAAGAAACTTATCTATAAATCTACCTCGAGAGGAGACGGAAGCGTAACCTGGGATACCGGAATTCCAAAACCACTTATCGGAAGTAAAAATCTTTATTATGCTAATGCAACTCACGGCAGTCTTGCCGATGAAGAAGAGGTATTTAAAGGGGTTGGAGATATTTTAGAAACAGGAAGTACTACAGCATTAATGACTACAGAATCCTCTCTTAGAAGTGAAGAAATTATTACCGAAGGAGAAGAATACCCAGTTCCACTATTTGACTCTGATGAAGTATTCAATACCATCTTTGGAGGCAGAAAAGTAACCCGTAAAATCGAACCTAGTGAATTAAGAGTAGATGTCATACACGGAGATTTAAAAGCATCATCATTTCCTGTTATGGTAGGACACTTTTTTATGGACTTGATTTTAAGTGCGGAAAAAGCGTTGGATAGTTATCTGGGAGGTAGACTTTCTCAGAGGATGGGAATTGGTTATTATCCTGGTAAAATTGGTGAAAGCGAAGTGTTTTTTAATCTTCTGACAAAACCTAAAGGAGCAGTTATTTGTGGATTAGGTGTGCCTGATGAACTCACTTCTTTTCTTTTAGCAAAAACTGTAAATCTTGCCGTCAGAAAATATGCCATGTTCATGAGAGATAATTACACGCTGCCCAGAGCAAAGCAGTATTCTAAAGGACTTTCTTTTGTAATGATCGGTATTGGATACGGTAAACTTTCGATAGAACAATCGATCAAAGGAATTCTTCTTGGAGTAACTCAAGCAAATAATTACATCAAAAAAACCAATCACGGTTTGAGGCCTATTGAAAATGTAGAGATCGTGAACTACTATCAATCACTCTCTAGTCAGGCATATTTTTGTTTAAATCGAATTCAAAAACAAGATGAACGAATTAAGTTTAAGCTAAATCCCAAAATCATACGAGTACCTGGAGCAAAAAGACGTCATTTAATAGAAGAAGATCAATATACCAGATGGTCCAACTTGCATATTGCATGTGTGGGGGGAAATAGACTAGAAGTATCCACAAGTAACAATCAAGCTCGAGTCGAAAAAAAGACCACAGGAATTGGAATTCGCCTCGTAAAGCATCTCCTGGATAAAGATATATTAGAATCTTCATGGAATAAAAAGTTATCAAAGACCCTTTTCGAAATGCTGATTCCTAATGATTTTAAGAATATATTCAGGGATCAAAATAGTATGGTAGTAAAGCTAGATAAATGTGCTGCGCAGATTCCCTGGGAATTATTACATGATAGTTATATCGATAAAATGCCAGCTTCCGTAATGGCAGGTTTTATTAGACAGTTAATTACTAAAGATAGTTATCAAGTCGAAAACGCAAAACTAAATAACAACAATGTGTTAGTCGTTGGGGATCCATTATACAATAGGGATGACTTAAAACCCCTTATGGCTGCAAAAATAGAAGCAGAATGGGTTGTTGATCGCATGAGGTTTAATAGTTATAAACCCAACCCGGTAATACGTATGGAAGCTTCGGATATTTTAAAAGAATTATTTAATCATGAATACAAAATGCTCCATTTTGCAGGTCACGGTGTTTATCATCCAGAAAAAGGAGAAGTAGGAATAGCTATAGGTGGCAATCTATTTATTGATCCTGGAATGATAAAACAACTCAGTACAGTCCCAGAGTTTGTATTTATAAACTGTTGCTACTCTGGAGCGTTGAATGCAGAGGATGACAAGTATTATAAATCCAGATATAGTTTAGCCGCAGACGTGGGAACACAACTTATCGAAATGGGTGTTAAAGCAATCGTAATCTCCGGATGGGCAGTTAATGATGCAGCAGCAAAAACTTTTGCTGAAACATTTTACAACAATATGTTTATGGGGTATAATTTTGGTCAATCCGTTCAGAAAGCCCGCATGAGTTGTTATCAGAATCACTCAACGACCAATACTTGGGGGGCTTATCAATGTTATGGAAATCCATTTTATAAGTTCAATAATAATCAAGGTAGTCAACACGAAGGATTAGAATACGTAATCTCAGACCAGATTCATACAGATATGGATAATTTGCTAGTAGCCATAAGAGACCAAGAACATCATACGTCTGTAACATTAGAAAAACTAGATAACTATCTCCATAAAGCCCGTAAAGCAGATCTACTGGATGCAGTAGTTATAGAGAAAGAAGCTTTGATTTATGACGAATTGGGAATGGAAAACATAGCGCTTTCAAAATTTAAAGAGTTGTTTTTAATACCCAATGGAAATTTTTCTATTCGTGCGCTTCAGCACTATTGTACCATAAAATCGTATCATCTGACCTCGGAGAGTGTCGAAGGCGATTTAAATGAAATAAAAAAATTATGCCTGCTTGGGCGTAATCCAAAACGGTTAAACATTGTAGCTAATTCTTTTAAAATGGCTTCTTTACTTTTTAAGGATACTCCCAAAAAACAAATAGAATCCTTAGAAAAGGCTTTTTCATTATATACGGAAGCTTTTGAAATGGCTTCTGGTGATATTGACGATGGCGATTATCTTGATGCCATTACCAATTTAATTTTCTTAGGTTATATTTTAGAACTAAGAAAAAACAAAACACTTATTGATCGATTAAGCAATATTAAAACGCTTCAGCAAGTAAGTAACGTAAAAGATTATCTATTACAATTACAAGATAAATTACGAAATATGAATACTGTAAATTTTGATGTATCGATTCAAATAGGTATCACAGAAACTCAATATAGTTTGATGTTACTGAATAATGATTTCAAGGTTGATCCTAAAATAGATATTATAAAAACCTATCAAAACGTATTTCAACTATTATACAGTCCTCGTTATATAAATATTGAGATTAGACAAATTGATTTTTTATTGCATTATATGGAGAATGAAACTCTTCTAAAACAATTAAAATCAATTCAGACAGAAATACGAAAAATGTTACATCGGGATAGGTGA